One part of the Rutidosis leptorrhynchoides isolate AG116_Rl617_1_P2 chromosome 1, CSIRO_AGI_Rlap_v1, whole genome shotgun sequence genome encodes these proteins:
- the LOC139867170 gene encoding probable glucuronoxylan glucuronosyltransferase IRX7, whose amino-acid sequence MVELHRSTKNKKGFYVKMKFFRKNGKLEKPFFIKYFKWLLWFSLSFYFFAKFLNNQEPESSSLKTTITSHSQSNVVSRALSESSITQHPKINHGLLNGLKVYVYELPSKYNTDWLTNERCSNHLFASEVAIHRALLKTDFRTFDPSEADFFFVPVYVSCNFSKVNGFPAIGHARDLISSAVDLISSELPFWKRSNGSDHVFVASHDYGACFHAMEDRAIADGIPEFMKNSIILQTFGVKYKHPCQNADNVVIPPYISPESVKSTLLKSPIDGPRDIFTFFRGKMEVHPKNVSGRFYSKRVRTEILRKYGNHRRFYLKRHRFTGYQSEIVRSVFCLCPLGWAPWSPRLVESVALGCVPVIIADGIQLPFESTVPWSEISLTVREKDVGKLGAVLDDVAATNLSVIQRNLWDSKLRRALLFHDDVETGDATWEVLVALSGKLGRSHRRSRVASE is encoded by the exons ATGGTGGAACTTCATAGATCCACCAAGAACAAAAAAGGGTTTTATGTCAAGATGAAATTTTTCAGAAAAAACGGAAAATTAGAAAAACCATTTTTCATTAAATACTTCAAATGGCTTTTATGgttttcattatcattttattttttcgCTAAGTTTCTTAATAATCAAGAACCCGAATCAAGCTCATTAAAAACAACGATAACATCTCATTCGCAATCAAATGTCGTTTCACGTGCCCTTTCTGAATCATCAATCACTCAACACCCCAAAATCAATCACG GTTTATTGAACGGGTTAAAAGTGTACGTGTACGAATTACCGTCTAAATACAACACCGATTGGTTAACAAACGAGCGATGCAGCAACCATTTATTTGCTTCCGAGGTTGCGATTCATCGAGCATTGTTGAAAACCGATTTCCGTACATTCGACCCATCAGAAGCAGATTTTTTCTTCGTCCCTGTTTATGTATCATGTAATTTCAGCAAGGTTAACGGTTTTCCCGCCATCGGGCACGCACGTGACCTTATATCTTCTGCTGTTGATCTCATCTCCTCGGAGCTACCGTTTTGGAAACGGAGCAACGGGTCGGATCATGTTTTCGTTGCATCTCATGATTACGGAGCTTGTTTCCATGCTAtg GAGGATCGGGCTATTGCAGATGGAATACCAGAATTTATGAAGAATTCGATTATATTACAAACGTTTGGTGTTAAATACAAACATCCGTGTCAAAACGCCGATAATGTCGTTATTCCGCCGTACATTTCACCGGAAAGTGTTAAGTCAACGCTGTTAAAGTCTCCGATCGATGGTCCTCGTGACATTTTTACTTTTTTTCGAGGGAAAATGGAAGTTCACCCAAAAAACGTTAGCGGACGTTTTTACAGCAA GCGTGTACGGACGGAGATACTACGAAAATACGGGAACCACAGGAGGTTTTACTTGAAACGACATCGTTTTACTGGATACCAATCGGAGATTGTACGATCGGTATTTTGTTTATGTCCGTTAGGGTGGGCACCGTGGAGTCCGAGATTGGTGGAATCAGTTGCGTTAGGTTGCGTTCCGGTAATAATAGCTGACGGAATACAGTTACCGTTCGAGTCAACGGTGCCGTGGTCGGAGATATCGTTGACCGTGAGGGAGAAGGATGTAGGGAAACTTGGTGCGGTGCTTGATGACGTGGCAGCCACGAACTTATCTGTAATACAGCGGAATTTGTGGGACAGTAAACTTCGGCGGGCGCTTCTTTTTCATGATGACGTGGAAACCGGTGATGCGACATGGGAGGTCCTTGTTGCGTTATCTGGTAAACTCGGTAGGTCTCATCGGAGATCAAGAGTTGCTAGCGAATGA